Proteins encoded together in one Streptomyces umbrinus window:
- a CDS encoding YhgE/Pip domain-containing protein, whose product MRSPKLAALELRRFGRGRLPRAALVALLLLPLLYGALYLWSFWDPYGRLDRIPVALVNDDKGATAADKKIVMGDEITKGLRESKTFEWHEVSAAEAREGVEDGSYYLSLTMPSDFSKRIASSSGDSPETGALQVRTNDANNYIVGQISRTVFAEVRTAASTKASRSFLDKIFVSFSDIHGETAKAAKGADTLKGGIGKAKKGSKDLADGLKDAEAGSGKLSAGLKKLDKGAGDLEDGSRQVSEGTQTLADKVNGVADKVGPFLKGNEKEIGDTAQLVADSASAIRRNLDTLVKTAPTAAEDARTASDTLNGVYKARCETLPLPDAACPELKKAKEAAADVAKVADDVNTLVAGQDGDLDTLDKHLAALEKQAQALADRSPHLSEDLATTVSKVNALNKGAGKVAKGAKTLHTGLGTAKSGAADLDTGVGELSTGAGDLEGGMYKLVDGSGKLAGGLHDGAGRIPDYDKSDRDRRTEVMADPVQLASKDLHKAPNYGTGFAPYFIPLSLWVGAMVAYMLIPPLNRRALAAGSSAWRIALAGWLPVAALGALQTVALMSVLHWGIGLEMARTAGTVGFLFLVTACFAAIVQWLNARFGAAGRILVLAFLMLQLTSAGGTYPVQTSPGFFNAIHPFMPMSYVVEALRRLITGGGLGPVWQACAVLAAFTAGALALTAVSARRRQVWTLDRLHPELSL is encoded by the coding sequence ATGCGCTCGCCGAAGCTGGCCGCGCTTGAGCTCAGGCGCTTCGGCAGAGGAAGGCTCCCGCGCGCGGCTCTCGTCGCGCTCCTGCTGCTGCCCCTGCTGTACGGCGCCCTCTACCTGTGGTCGTTCTGGGACCCGTACGGCCGTCTCGACCGCATCCCCGTGGCGCTCGTGAACGACGACAAGGGGGCGACGGCGGCCGACAAGAAGATCGTGATGGGCGACGAGATCACCAAGGGGCTGCGCGAGAGCAAGACCTTCGAGTGGCACGAGGTGAGCGCCGCCGAGGCCCGCGAGGGTGTCGAGGACGGCAGTTACTACCTGTCGTTGACCATGCCGTCCGACTTCAGCAAGCGGATCGCCTCCAGTTCGGGCGACTCGCCGGAGACGGGCGCCCTCCAGGTGCGTACGAACGACGCGAACAACTACATCGTCGGGCAGATCTCGCGGACGGTCTTCGCGGAGGTGCGTACGGCCGCCTCGACCAAGGCGTCGCGGTCGTTCCTCGACAAGATCTTCGTCTCGTTCTCCGACATCCACGGGGAGACCGCGAAGGCCGCGAAGGGGGCCGACACGCTCAAGGGCGGGATCGGGAAGGCCAAGAAGGGCTCGAAGGACCTCGCGGACGGTCTGAAGGACGCGGAGGCGGGCAGCGGCAAGCTCTCCGCCGGCCTGAAGAAGCTCGACAAGGGCGCGGGCGACCTCGAGGACGGTTCGCGCCAGGTCTCGGAGGGGACGCAGACGCTCGCGGACAAGGTCAACGGCGTCGCGGACAAGGTGGGGCCCTTCCTGAAGGGCAACGAGAAGGAGATCGGCGACACGGCCCAGCTCGTCGCGGACTCCGCCTCGGCGATCCGCCGCAACCTCGACACGCTGGTGAAGACGGCCCCGACGGCTGCCGAGGACGCCCGCACGGCCTCCGACACGCTGAACGGCGTCTACAAGGCGCGCTGCGAGACCCTGCCGCTGCCCGACGCCGCCTGCCCCGAGCTGAAGAAGGCGAAGGAGGCCGCCGCCGACGTTGCGAAGGTCGCCGACGACGTCAACACGCTGGTGGCCGGCCAGGACGGCGACCTGGACACGCTCGACAAGCATCTGGCCGCCCTGGAGAAGCAGGCCCAGGCGCTGGCCGACCGCTCGCCGCACCTCTCCGAGGACCTCGCCACGACCGTCTCCAAGGTCAACGCGCTCAACAAGGGGGCCGGAAAGGTCGCCAAGGGAGCGAAGACACTGCACACGGGGCTCGGCACCGCCAAGTCCGGCGCGGCCGACCTGGACACCGGTGTCGGCGAACTCAGTACGGGAGCGGGCGACCTCGAAGGGGGCATGTACAAGCTCGTCGACGGCTCGGGGAAGCTCGCCGGCGGACTGCACGACGGCGCCGGCCGGATCCCCGACTACGACAAGAGCGACCGCGACCGGCGCACCGAGGTCATGGCCGACCCCGTACAACTCGCCTCGAAGGACCTGCACAAGGCACCCAACTACGGCACGGGTTTCGCCCCGTACTTCATTCCGCTCTCCCTGTGGGTGGGCGCGATGGTGGCCTACATGCTGATTCCGCCGCTCAACCGGCGCGCGCTCGCGGCGGGCTCCTCCGCCTGGCGCATCGCGCTGGCGGGCTGGCTTCCGGTGGCCGCCCTGGGGGCGCTCCAGACGGTCGCGCTGATGTCCGTGCTGCACTGGGGAATCGGCCTGGAAATGGCGCGCACGGCCGGGACGGTGGGCTTCCTGTTCCTGGTGACGGCCTGCTTCGCGGCGATCGTGCAGTGGCTGAACGCCCGCTTCGGAGCGGCCGGCCGGATCCTCGTCCTCGCCTTCCTGATGCTGCAGCTGACGTCGGCGGGCGGCACGTATCCCGTGCAGACCAGTCCCGGGTTCTTCAACGCGATCCACCCCTTCATGCCGATGAGTTACGTGGTCGAAGCCCTCAGGAGGCTCATCACGGGCGGCGGCCTGGGGCCGGTCTGGCAGGCGTGCGCCGTCCTCGCCGCGTTCACCGCCGGCGCCCTCGCACTGACCGCCGTGTCCGCGCGGCGACGGCAGGTGTGGACCCTCGACCGACTGCACCCGGAGCTGAGCCTGTGA
- a CDS encoding ATP-binding cassette domain-containing protein, with product MGEVVDGPHGLGVRAEDFGLKGPRGWAFRGLGVDAEPGSLIAIEGPSGSGRTCLLLALTGRMKPTEGQARVGQSELPKQMAAVRRFSALAHVPGVTDLEPALSVAEHLRERALLQRRFGGSVRGLLRPRAERVTEARLRVDSALAAAGLDREALPKGSRTAVRDLERVEALRLSVALALIGRPRLLGIDDTDLKLSGAEGAEVWALLRSLTEAGTTVVAVCSEAPEDAVVVSTGPTDGPARQEGRTTPKAQKDQGDSEDRKDPEDKETADALAEAGRA from the coding sequence GTGGGGGAAGTTGTGGACGGTCCGCACGGACTCGGCGTAAGGGCCGAGGACTTCGGGCTCAAGGGGCCCCGCGGGTGGGCGTTCCGCGGTCTCGGCGTCGACGCGGAGCCCGGCTCGCTGATCGCGATCGAGGGGCCGTCGGGCTCGGGGCGTACGTGTCTGCTGCTCGCGCTCACCGGGCGGATGAAGCCCACCGAGGGGCAGGCTCGGGTCGGGCAGTCGGAGTTGCCGAAGCAGATGGCGGCCGTCCGCCGGTTCAGCGCGCTGGCCCATGTGCCCGGTGTCACCGACCTGGAGCCCGCCCTGTCCGTCGCCGAACACCTTCGGGAACGGGCCCTTCTCCAGCGACGGTTCGGCGGTTCCGTCCGCGGACTGCTGCGGCCGCGCGCGGAGCGGGTGACGGAGGCGCGGCTGCGCGTCGACAGCGCGCTGGCCGCCGCCGGGCTCGACCGGGAGGCCCTGCCCAAGGGGTCCCGGACCGCGGTGCGCGACCTGGAACGTGTCGAAGCGCTGCGGCTGTCCGTGGCGCTCGCCCTCATCGGCCGTCCCCGGCTGCTGGGCATAGACGACACCGACCTGAAGCTCTCGGGGGCCGAAGGGGCCGAGGTCTGGGCGTTGTTGCGCTCGCTGACCGAGGCCGGGACCACGGTCGTGGCCGTGTGCAGCGAGGCTCCCGAGGACGCGGTCGTGGTGTCCACAGGGCCCACCGACGGACCGGCCCGCCAAGAAGGCCGCACGACTCCGAAGGCCCAGAAGGACCAGGGCGACTCGGAAGACCGGAAAGACCCGGAAGACAAGGAGACCGCGGATGCGCTCGCCGAAGCTGGCCGCGCTTGA
- a CDS encoding SAV_6107 family HEPN domain-containing protein translates to MATYHAAAARRRRATGPAPSLTGPASDVHPVLRRATAPPAALDLLAQARAGLDEAALLETPNERYATAHLAALRTAAAVLAARGRPEPSARRRAKIRSAWEVLPEIAPELAEWSALFAAGARRRARAEAGIQGAATTRDADDLLRDVAMFLRLVERMLVLQPVLPQPRQEPEQETPDAPDVPDAG, encoded by the coding sequence ATGGCCACCTACCACGCAGCCGCCGCCCGTCGGCGACGCGCCACCGGCCCTGCCCCCTCACTGACCGGCCCGGCGAGCGACGTGCACCCCGTGCTCCGCCGGGCCACGGCCCCGCCCGCCGCCCTCGACCTGCTCGCCCAGGCCCGTGCCGGACTCGACGAGGCAGCCCTGCTGGAAACGCCGAACGAGCGGTATGCCACGGCCCATCTCGCCGCCCTGCGCACCGCCGCCGCCGTGCTTGCCGCCCGCGGGCGGCCGGAGCCCAGCGCGAGGCGCCGGGCCAAGATCCGGAGCGCCTGGGAAGTGCTCCCCGAGATAGCGCCCGAACTCGCCGAGTGGAGCGCGCTGTTCGCCGCCGGTGCCCGCCGCCGTGCCCGCGCGGAGGCCGGTATCCAGGGCGCGGCGACCACCCGCGACGCCGACGATCTGCTGCGCGATGTGGCGATGTTCCTCCGCCTCGTCGAGCGCATGCTGGTGCTCCAGCCGGTCCTGCCGCAGCCACGGCAGGAGCCCGAGCAGGAGACGCCGGACGCACCGGACGTGCCGGACGCGGGATGA
- a CDS encoding methyltransferase, which translates to MSDPMRPPVSHHRPQPTSLRSEPSRPRASLRTAVVWDVLKDALDRRVKATGRESLDVLDTGGGSGNFAVPVARLGHRVTVVDPSPNALFALERRAAEAGVADRVQGVQGDAHGLFDVVERGGYDAVLCHGVLEYVDDPAEGLRNAVGALRPEGVLSLLASGLGGAVLARALAGHFTEARHALGDPDGRWGEGDPVPRRFTADQLTGLVEGAGLRVGAVHGVRVFADLVPGVLVDTEPGALDALLKLEAAAAELAAFHSVATQLHVLGETRESTET; encoded by the coding sequence GTGTCGGACCCGATGCGCCCGCCCGTCTCCCACCACCGCCCTCAGCCGACGTCGCTGCGCTCCGAGCCCTCCCGCCCCCGCGCCTCTCTCCGTACCGCCGTGGTCTGGGACGTTCTGAAGGACGCCCTCGACCGCCGGGTCAAGGCCACGGGCCGGGAGTCGCTGGACGTCCTCGACACAGGAGGCGGCAGCGGCAACTTCGCGGTGCCCGTCGCCCGCCTCGGCCACCGCGTCACGGTCGTGGACCCCAGCCCGAACGCGCTGTTCGCGCTGGAGCGCCGGGCAGCCGAAGCCGGCGTCGCCGACCGCGTCCAGGGCGTCCAGGGCGACGCCCACGGCCTCTTCGACGTCGTCGAGCGCGGCGGCTACGACGCGGTGCTCTGCCACGGCGTTCTGGAGTACGTGGACGACCCCGCCGAGGGCCTCCGCAACGCGGTCGGGGCCCTGCGCCCCGAGGGAGTACTCAGCCTGCTCGCCTCCGGCCTCGGCGGCGCGGTGCTCGCGCGGGCCCTCGCCGGCCACTTCACGGAGGCCCGGCACGCCCTCGGTGACCCGGACGGCCGCTGGGGCGAGGGTGATCCCGTACCGCGGCGCTTCACGGCCGACCAGCTCACCGGTCTGGTCGAGGGCGCGGGCCTGCGCGTCGGTGCCGTGCACGGCGTACGGGTCTTCGCGGACCTGGTGCCCGGCGTCCTCGTGGACACCGAACCGGGGGCCCTTGACGCCCTGCTCAAGCTGGAGGCCGCGGCGGCCGAACTCGCGGCCTTCCACTCCGTGGCGACGCAGCTCCATGTGCTCGGTGAGACTCGCGAGTCCACCGAGACCTGA
- a CDS encoding DUF3040 domain-containing protein, whose translation MPLSEHEQRMLEQMERALYAEDPKFATALEGSGLRTYTRRRVYQAVAGFLVGIALLMAGMVAQQIWVSVVGFLVMLGCAVLAVTGWRKAPKPGEQPAAGAPGAPQARRQGRQRRSMMDRIEQRWQKRRDEGGQ comes from the coding sequence GTGCCGCTCTCGGAGCACGAGCAGCGAATGCTCGAGCAGATGGAGCGAGCGCTGTACGCCGAAGATCCCAAGTTCGCGACAGCGCTTGAGGGAAGCGGGCTGCGTACGTACACCCGGCGACGGGTCTACCAGGCGGTCGCCGGCTTCCTCGTAGGTATCGCGCTCCTCATGGCCGGAATGGTCGCACAGCAGATCTGGGTCAGCGTGGTGGGTTTTCTCGTCATGCTGGGCTGCGCGGTGCTCGCCGTAACCGGTTGGCGCAAGGCCCCCAAGCCGGGCGAACAGCCCGCCGCGGGTGCGCCGGGCGCTCCGCAGGCCCGTCGTCAGGGCCGGCAGCGGCGCTCCATGATGGATCGCATCGAACAGCGCTGGCAGAAGCGCCGTGACGAAGGCGGCCAGTAG
- a CDS encoding transglutaminase TgpA family protein, with protein MSGRARLALCAVAATLLASGALLPLVDPATWILQAAFLLAVQTAVGAATRRVPLARAVTIAVQALVTLTLLTLFFAREQAIAGLVPGPEAFRHFGELLQAGGDDVGRYSIPAPLSPGIRLMLVGGVVVIGLAVDALAVTFRSAAPAGLPLLALYSVAAGLSEGGGASWLWFVMAAAGYLVLLLAEGRDRLSQWGRVFGGGPRTPGADASAGAVAPIRTGRRIGAVALGIALVVPLALPALDGGLLDGTGTGVGTGSGGGGTISAVNPLVSLRDSLNVDEDREVMSYRTNSEETQDLYLRIVSLDEFDGTAWKPAKRHVEDVPGSFPTPPGLSDDVRRTEIQTRISAADWYAQDWLPMPYPASAVGLGGKWRYEPVGRTLVGDHGQTTRGLEYTVKSLIVQPTAEQLANAPEAPAALRREFTKVPESLPPVVAETARDVTAGSANNYERAVKLQDWFALDGGFTYDTEVQVGSGSQAIARFLRDKEGFCVHFSFAMASMARTLGIPARVAVGFTPGSPQADGTNSVGLRDAHAWPELYFEGVGWTRFEPTPNRGTVPEYTRTDTPGTTLPNPDLPSRSSSSAPSAEPSSSESCTAAEKKLEQPCGSESPQAAFGSTDDGPPWFAILGFTLAGLAVLAVPLLPMLWRMRARSVRLGSHGRTEEDAAAATLAAWQEVTDTAWDFGIAPDDSQTPRKAAARIVRIGHLEPEAAASVHRIADAVEQVLYAPRPRPTAGLADDVRRMTAGLHAAVSRGTRLRALLAPRSAVRVAWAASEGWIALKSRATARWTALVRRPSGRPSGQSSG; from the coding sequence ATGAGCGGGCGCGCGCGACTCGCGCTGTGCGCCGTGGCGGCGACGCTGTTGGCGTCCGGCGCACTGCTGCCGCTGGTCGATCCGGCCACATGGATCCTTCAGGCGGCGTTCCTGCTCGCGGTGCAGACCGCGGTGGGGGCGGCGACCCGGCGGGTGCCCCTGGCGCGGGCCGTGACGATCGCGGTTCAGGCGCTCGTCACCCTGACCCTGCTGACGCTGTTCTTCGCCCGCGAGCAGGCCATCGCCGGGCTCGTGCCCGGACCGGAGGCGTTCCGGCACTTCGGGGAGCTGCTGCAGGCCGGCGGGGACGACGTCGGGCGGTACTCGATCCCGGCTCCGCTGTCCCCCGGTATCCGGCTGATGCTGGTCGGCGGGGTCGTGGTCATCGGGCTCGCGGTGGACGCCCTCGCGGTGACGTTCCGCAGCGCGGCCCCGGCCGGACTGCCGCTGCTCGCGCTGTACTCGGTCGCCGCGGGTCTCTCGGAGGGCGGTGGCGCGAGCTGGCTGTGGTTCGTGATGGCGGCGGCCGGCTATCTGGTGCTGCTGCTGGCCGAGGGACGTGACCGGCTCTCGCAGTGGGGCCGGGTCTTCGGCGGCGGTCCCCGGACTCCGGGGGCGGACGCCTCGGCGGGCGCGGTCGCGCCGATCCGGACGGGGCGGCGCATCGGTGCCGTCGCGCTCGGTATCGCCCTGGTGGTGCCGCTCGCCCTGCCCGCGCTCGACGGCGGTCTGCTGGACGGCACCGGGACCGGCGTCGGCACGGGCTCCGGCGGTGGCGGCACGATCTCCGCGGTGAACCCGCTGGTCTCGCTCCGCGACAGCCTGAACGTGGACGAGGACCGCGAGGTCATGTCGTACCGCACCAACTCCGAGGAGACGCAGGACCTCTATCTGCGGATCGTCTCGCTCGACGAGTTCGACGGCACGGCGTGGAAGCCGGCCAAGCGCCATGTCGAGGACGTCCCCGGGTCGTTCCCGACACCGCCGGGCCTCAGTGACGACGTCCGGCGCACCGAGATCCAGACGAGGATCTCCGCGGCGGACTGGTACGCGCAGGACTGGCTGCCCATGCCCTACCCCGCCAGCGCGGTGGGGCTCGGCGGCAAGTGGCGGTACGAGCCCGTGGGCCGCACGCTCGTGGGCGACCACGGGCAGACCACCCGCGGCCTGGAGTACACGGTCAAGAGCCTGATAGTGCAGCCGACCGCGGAGCAGCTCGCCAACGCGCCGGAGGCGCCCGCGGCGCTGAGGCGCGAGTTCACGAAGGTTCCCGAGTCGCTTCCGCCGGTGGTGGCGGAGACGGCTCGCGACGTCACGGCCGGCTCGGCCAACAACTACGAGCGCGCGGTGAAGCTCCAGGACTGGTTCGCCCTGGACGGCGGCTTCACGTACGACACGGAGGTGCAGGTCGGCAGTGGGTCGCAGGCCATAGCGCGCTTCCTGAGGGACAAGGAGGGCTTCTGCGTCCACTTCTCCTTCGCGATGGCCTCGATGGCCCGCACGCTGGGCATCCCGGCCCGTGTCGCGGTGGGCTTCACGCCTGGTTCGCCGCAGGCCGACGGCACGAATTCGGTGGGCCTGCGGGACGCGCACGCCTGGCCCGAGCTGTACTTCGAGGGCGTGGGCTGGACCCGCTTCGAGCCGACCCCGAACCGGGGCACGGTTCCGGAGTACACCCGCACGGACACGCCGGGCACCACGCTTCCCAACCCGGACCTCCCCTCGCGCTCGTCGTCCTCGGCGCCGTCCGCCGAACCGTCGAGCAGCGAGAGCTGCACGGCGGCGGAGAAGAAGCTGGAGCAGCCCTGCGGCAGCGAGTCTCCGCAGGCGGCGTTCGGATCGACGGACGACGGACCGCCGTGGTTCGCGATCCTCGGGTTCACCCTGGCGGGGCTCGCCGTGCTGGCGGTGCCGCTGCTGCCGATGCTGTGGCGGATGCGGGCCCGGTCCGTGCGGCTCGGCTCGCACGGACGCACCGAGGAGGACGCCGCGGCCGCCACCCTGGCCGCCTGGCAGGAGGTGACCGATACCGCGTGGGACTTCGGTATCGCGCCGGACGACTCCCAGACGCCCCGCAAGGCGGCGGCACGGATCGTCCGCATCGGGCACCTCGAACCGGAGGCCGCGGCCTCCGTCCACCGGATCGCCGACGCGGTGGAGCAGGTCCTGTACGCGCCACGTCCCCGGCCGACCGCCGGTCTCGCCGATGACGTACGCCGTATGACCGCGGGCCTGCACGCCGCGGTCAGCCGCGGTACACGTCTGCGCGCACTGCTCGCACCGCGCTCGGCCGTACGGGTGGCGTGGGCGGCGTCCGAGGGCTGGATCGCGCTGAAGTCCCGGGCCACGGCCCGCTGGACGGCGCTCGTGCGCCGCCCGTCGGGACGCCCGTCGGGGCAGAGCAGCGGCTGA
- a CDS encoding DUF58 domain-containing protein has product MTTGGMPAAQAEEDKGGLRTALAGLTTRGRSFLAAGIAAAICAYVLGQSDLLRVGLLLAVLPLVCATVLYRTRYRVAGSRRLSPGRVPSGSEARVHLRMDNVSRLPTGLLMLQDRVPYVLGPRPRFVLDRVEAGGRREVSYRVRSDLRGRYPLGPLQLRLSDPFGMCELTRSFSTYDTLTVIPRVEALPPVRLTGEAKGYGDGRQRSLALAGEDDVIPRGYRYGDDLRRVHWRLTARYGELMVRREEQPQRSRCTVLLDTRGIAFDGAGPDSAFEWAVSGTASTLVHMLERGFSVRLLTDTGTSVPGEGADGFAGASQESADAAGLMMDTLAVIDHSDGTGLSRAYDVLRGGNEGLLVAFLGDLDEEQATVLAKMRQRSGGAVAFLLDSETWVHGAADEQSEERLRMLREAGWTALAVPPGTGLADLWREADRQRNGVASTGSTAGGGVS; this is encoded by the coding sequence ATGACCACCGGGGGGATGCCGGCGGCGCAGGCCGAGGAGGACAAGGGCGGGCTGCGTACGGCACTCGCCGGTCTCACCACGCGCGGGCGGTCCTTCCTGGCCGCCGGCATCGCGGCCGCGATCTGCGCGTACGTCCTGGGGCAGAGCGATCTGCTCCGGGTCGGGCTGCTGCTCGCCGTGCTGCCACTGGTCTGCGCGACCGTGCTGTACCGCACGCGCTACCGGGTCGCCGGCAGCCGTCGCCTCTCCCCCGGGCGGGTGCCCTCGGGGTCCGAGGCGCGGGTCCATCTGCGGATGGACAACGTCTCGCGACTGCCCACGGGACTGCTGATGCTCCAGGACCGGGTTCCGTACGTGCTGGGGCCGCGGCCCCGGTTCGTACTGGACCGGGTCGAGGCGGGCGGCCGCCGCGAGGTGTCCTACCGGGTGCGCTCGGACCTGCGCGGCCGCTATCCGCTGGGGCCGCTGCAGCTGCGGCTCAGCGACCCGTTCGGGATGTGCGAACTGACCCGCTCCTTCTCGACGTACGACACCCTGACCGTCATCCCGCGCGTGGAGGCGCTGCCGCCGGTGCGACTGACGGGCGAGGCGAAGGGGTACGGCGACGGGCGGCAGCGCTCGCTGGCCCTGGCCGGCGAGGACGACGTGATACCTCGCGGCTATCGCTACGGCGACGATCTGCGCCGGGTCCACTGGCGTCTGACCGCGCGCTACGGCGAGTTGATGGTGCGCCGCGAGGAGCAGCCGCAGCGGTCCCGCTGCACGGTGCTCCTCGACACCCGGGGCATCGCCTTCGACGGCGCGGGCCCGGACTCGGCCTTCGAATGGGCGGTTTCGGGCACGGCGTCCACGCTGGTGCACATGCTCGAGCGGGGCTTTTCGGTGCGGCTGTTGACCGACACCGGCACCTCGGTGCCCGGCGAGGGCGCCGACGGATTCGCCGGAGCCAGCCAGGAGTCCGCGGACGCCGCCGGGCTGATGATGGACACCCTCGCGGTGATCGACCACTCCGACGGTACGGGCCTGTCACGGGCGTACGACGTTCTGCGGGGCGGCAACGAGGGGCTGTTGGTGGCCTTCCTCGGAGACCTGGACGAGGAGCAGGCGACCGTGCTCGCCAAGATGCGTCAGCGCAGCGGCGGGGCCGTGGCCTTCCTGCTGGACAGTGAGACGTGGGTGCACGGCGCGGCCGACGAACAGAGCGAGGAGCGGCTTCGGATGCTGCGCGAGGCGGGCTGGACCGCCCTGGCCGTACCGCCGGGCACGGGCCTGGCCGACCTGTGGCGGGAGGCCGACCGACAGCGCAACGGGGTCGCGTCGACGGGAAGCACGGCAGGGGGCGGTGTCTCATGA
- a CDS encoding AAA family ATPase produces MTTYDDRASLTDLTATVERVRSSVEEVIEGKPEVVRLSLTVLLAEGHLLIEDVPGVGKTMLAKALARSIDCSVRRIQFTPDLLPSDITGVSIWDQQRRDFEFKPGAIFAQIVIGDEINRASPKTQSALLESMEERQVTIDGTTYELPSPFMVVATQNPVEMEGTYPLPEAQRDRFMARVSIGYPSAEAELQMLDIHGGVSPLDDLQPVAHAHEIVKLIDAVRSVHVADPVRRYAVDLVAATRTHPDLRLGASPRATLHLLRAAKASAALSGREYALPDDIQALAVAVLAHRLLPTAQAQLNRRTAEQVVLEILQRTPVPAAPQSPSGLGMGRGSSAFGQQPPRRL; encoded by the coding sequence GTGACGACCTATGACGATCGAGCGAGCCTTACAGATCTGACCGCCACTGTGGAGAGAGTCCGCAGTTCGGTGGAGGAAGTGATCGAGGGCAAGCCTGAGGTCGTACGGCTTTCGCTGACCGTACTGCTCGCCGAGGGGCATCTTCTGATCGAGGATGTCCCCGGCGTCGGCAAGACCATGCTGGCCAAGGCACTGGCGCGGTCCATCGACTGCTCAGTGCGGCGTATTCAGTTCACGCCCGACCTGCTGCCCTCGGACATCACAGGTGTGTCCATCTGGGATCAGCAGCGCAGGGACTTCGAGTTCAAACCGGGTGCGATCTTCGCGCAGATCGTGATCGGCGACGAGATCAACCGAGCGTCGCCCAAGACACAGTCGGCGCTTCTGGAGTCCATGGAGGAGCGCCAGGTAACCATCGACGGCACGACCTACGAGCTGCCCAGCCCGTTCATGGTGGTGGCCACACAGAACCCGGTCGAGATGGAGGGCACCTACCCGCTGCCGGAGGCGCAGCGCGACCGCTTCATGGCCCGGGTCTCCATCGGCTATCCCAGCGCGGAGGCCGAGCTGCAGATGCTGGACATCCACGGCGGTGTGTCCCCGCTGGACGACCTCCAGCCGGTGGCGCACGCGCACGAGATCGTGAAGCTCATCGACGCGGTCCGCAGCGTCCACGTCGCCGACCCGGTGCGGCGGTACGCGGTGGACCTGGTCGCCGCCACGCGTACGCACCCGGACCTGAGACTCGGCGCCTCGCCGCGTGCCACGCTGCACCTGCTGCGTGCGGCGAAGGCCTCAGCGGCCCTCAGCGGCCGGGAGTACGCACTGCCGGACGACATCCAGGCCCTCGCGGTGGCGGTCCTGGCCCACCGGCTGCTGCCCACCGCCCAGGCGCAGTTGAACCGTCGTACGGCCGAGCAGGTCGTCCTGGAGATCCTCCAGCGCACGCCCGTGCCCGCGGCGCCCCAGTCGCCAAGCGGTCTGGGGATGGGCCGGGGCTCGTCCGCCTTCGGCCAGCAGCCGCCCCGGAGGCTGTGA